TGAAAAAACAATGTTGAGATGGCTAAGGTTGGTGATGGTCGGTTGCCTGATTATTTCTATTTCCATAATTGCAACTGGCTGTAAGAAGGAATCAGCTATGGGGACGAAGCCGGCAGTTGAGGAAAAAGCTCCAGCGGCAGAAGTGGAAGAATAGTGTTATTCTTCTCCCAGTCGGCGGGGTGAGAAATCCCTTTACCCCGCTGTCTGGCGATAAGGAGGTTTAAGAATTTATGTTAGGTATTTCCACTGCCTGTATGCCTGGATTGTCATCCAATTTAGATGAATTCTTTAAAAGGAGTACAGGAATAGGCTTTGGCACGTTTGAGATCGGAGTATCCTCTTCTAGAGTATCTAAAAAGGATATTCTAAATTGTCAGAGGAGATTGAATTTAAAGGTAGCAAGTGTCCACAACATATTTACCGATAAGCCTGTTGATCCTGAGAATAAACGAGGAGATTTCCTCGCGTCCGCTGACGAGAAGAAAAGAGAGGAGACAATTGAACTCACCCTGGAAACAGCTAAGTTTGCTAAATCCTTGGGAGCAAGGGTAGTCGTTCTCCATGCCGGGTATATTGAAGATAAAGACTTGAAGGAGAGCTACAGAGATTTCAAGAAGAGATGGTCTGAAGGGAGTACTCATTTGCAAGTGCTAAGAGAGCATTTGCTGGAAATGCGAACAAGATACGCCTACGAGTACGTGGAAAGGGTTATCAGGAGCTTAAAGACGCTCTGCCAGAGAGATAGGGAAACTTTATTCTGTCTTGAACCAAGAGTAAATTTTTATGAGATTCCAAGCCTTAAAGAGATGGAAGGAATATTTAACAGGATAAAAGAATATAACCTCTGCTATTGGCACGATACCGGACACTGTCAGGTTCAGGAGAACATGGGATTAAGCAGACAAGAAGATTGGCTCAAGACTTTTAGGGAGAAAATGGTTGGGATTCATCTGCACGATGTTAGATGCTTAGAAGATCATCTCCTGCCCGGACTGGGAGATATGGATTTCTCTTTAGTCAGGAAGTATCTATCGAAAAAGACCATTAAGATAGTGGAAGTAGGAGGTAATGTGTCTGGTGAAGATTTGAAAGAAAGCCTGAATTTTTTGAAAAGAACAGGGATAGATTAGAATTTTTAATTGAGTAAGGACTTGTATGCTTGAGGAATTGAAGGACTGTAATGTAAGTCAGGACTTCTTAGAAAGATTCCCTCTCAGGAAGTATGGCTATGTCTTTGAGTCAAGATTAAATGCCAAAGACAGCTGGGAGAGAAAAGTGGTCTGTTCCGTTCTCAAGGATAAGACTCGGAGGTTTGTCTCCACAACTTTCCCCGATGAGGAAAGGCACCTGAGATCCTTAGAAATATTTGCTCTTTTAAAGGAACGCGGGATTTTTCACCCCGAGATATTCCAAGTTTGCAAAAAGGAGAGAACAATCGTCTGCCATTATATAGGAGAGTTTCTTCCTCCGTTTCTGTTAGGCGAGGAAGCCTATTCTGCCATAGATGCTGTCCTCGACTACTTAGACCTGCTGGACACTATGTTTCCAAGAAAGGATATATTTCAGGTGCCGCGTGCCTTGAGAGGATTCCTTGAATTGAGCGAGCAATTCCCTCAACTCGCCCCTTTCATCTCAGGGACGAAAGATGTCCTTCCCAAGTTAAGAGACAAAGGCATTTGCTTTTGCTACGGTTCGGGCATTGAGGATCCTGATATTAAAAATTTTCGCATCGTCAGGTATGATGGGAAGTTTCGGGCTTTGACTACAGACTACGACTGCTGGTCGGATAGAATCAACTACTACTGGGCAATTGGCTACTTCTATGCCAGTTTGCGTTGGTTAGCTAAGGCTTCTGTTGAAGCCGCCGGTAAAGAATGTTGCGAATATATCCTTCAGGCCATAAATACCAATGACCGAAGAGAAGAATTTATGTTCTGGCTGGGCGTTCTATCCGGCTACTGCGGATACAAAAAAACATTGAAAGAAGCTATAATTGAGGGTAGAATGAATGAGTTTCACGATAAACTGGAGATAATCAAAGAGCTGGATGAGAAGGTTTCCCATTTAGCTGGTCGTTTGATAGAAAGCGAGGAGAAAAAAATTGCGAATCGGGATGGTCTCTACCTACCCGCCGATTGAGTGTGGTATTGCTACTTATACAGGATACTTAGTTGACGCCCTGCGGATGTCTGGCAGTGAGGTCTATATCGTCAGCCAGTTTGGAGGAGAGGGTAAGAGAGTTTATCCAGCTTTCCATGCCGATGATCCCGATTTAGCCGACAAAATCTTTCGGATCATGATTAAGTTCACTCCAGATGTTGTCCACATACAACACGAATATGGGCTCTTTGGAAAAGACAAGGGAGTGAATATCATTCCTCTGTTATATAGACTCAAACTGCGCAAGATACCGGTGGTTATAACCTTACACACTGTTTATGAGGACTTTTCAAGAGAGAAAAAGATAATTTTGGAAGCACTTATTCGGGGCACTGATGCAGTAATAGTCCATGAAGAATATCAGAAAGAAGCGATTCTCAACAAGATTGGCTCCTTTGATAACATCATAGTTATCCCACATGGCTCAAGGGAAATCGAACCCATCCCAGATGCGAAGAGGAAGATAGGCTTGAACGAAAATGAAAAGGTCATTCTTCTCTGCGGCTACTTCAGACCATCCAAGGGACTGGACAGAATAGTAAGAATATTCCCCAAGATAGCGGAAAGAATAGAGAATGCAGTCCTTGTCATTGCAGGCAAGATGAGACAGCAAGAGTATAGTGAGTATAGAGACGAGTTCTTCAATTTAGTGAATAACTCGCCTGTTTTTGACAGGATAAAGGTTCTTAGAGGTCAGTTTCCGCAGAAGACTTTCGACACTATACTCTCGGCTGCCGATGTTGTTCCCATGCCTTATCTGAATGGTTCCCAGAGCGGAATATTAGCTCACTGTCTTGCTTTCAATCGCCCGGTAGTTGTCTCTCCCGAAGTGAGAGCTTTCAGAGATATGATTACGAGATCCAAATGTGGTTTCATTGCCAATAATGACGATGAATTTGTGGAGCATATCGTAAGAATTTTGAGTGATGATGCCCTTAGTAATGAGTTATCAAAAAATGCCCGAGATTATGTAAAGAAAACTCTGTCATGGGAGATTGTAGCCAGGAGGACGAGAGATGCTTATCACAATGTAGTTTCTGTCCCTTATGGGAGAGCAAGGTATATTGACCTATAAAGGAGAGGAGGATGGCAGATAAAGAAAGGTCTTTGGTTTATGAGGCAGACGGAGTAGTCATCGCTTTATTTCCTGGCCTATGCAATATCTGTGGAAAATGTATTGAAAAGT
The sequence above is drawn from the bacterium genome and encodes:
- a CDS encoding sugar phosphate isomerase/epimerase; translation: MLGISTACMPGLSSNLDEFFKRSTGIGFGTFEIGVSSSRVSKKDILNCQRRLNLKVASVHNIFTDKPVDPENKRGDFLASADEKKREETIELTLETAKFAKSLGARVVVLHAGYIEDKDLKESYRDFKKRWSEGSTHLQVLREHLLEMRTRYAYEYVERVIRSLKTLCQRDRETLFCLEPRVNFYEIPSLKEMEGIFNRIKEYNLCYWHDTGHCQVQENMGLSRQEDWLKTFREKMVGIHLHDVRCLEDHLLPGLGDMDFSLVRKYLSKKTIKIVEVGGNVSGEDLKESLNFLKRTGID
- a CDS encoding glycosyltransferase, giving the protein MRIGMVSTYPPIECGIATYTGYLVDALRMSGSEVYIVSQFGGEGKRVYPAFHADDPDLADKIFRIMIKFTPDVVHIQHEYGLFGKDKGVNIIPLLYRLKLRKIPVVITLHTVYEDFSREKKIILEALIRGTDAVIVHEEYQKEAILNKIGSFDNIIVIPHGSREIEPIPDAKRKIGLNENEKVILLCGYFRPSKGLDRIVRIFPKIAERIENAVLVIAGKMRQQEYSEYRDEFFNLVNNSPVFDRIKVLRGQFPQKTFDTILSAADVVPMPYLNGSQSGILAHCLAFNRPVVVSPEVRAFRDMITRSKCGFIANNDDEFVEHIVRILSDDALSNELSKNARDYVKKTLSWEIVARRTRDAYHNVVSVPYGRARYIDL